In the Haloferula helveola genome, one interval contains:
- a CDS encoding RICIN domain-containing protein, which translates to MNHAPSAIVGAGTGIRPARAIPTLSHRRGWWIAVAALLMVSCLDALRADPVQRVDLSGEWDFSYKGASAGERVDTEIEVPGGGWYKQGFRTSEADYSRTIHVPDRGAPQVTILKFGAVNYQADLFVDGRFVATSTQAYTPASFDITGHVTPGSDHQIRLHVKGHDALLSSTGRSLVPNGAGSWAKEFLPQGIFRSAELLIYPELYIADAFVRPYVSNTSLCYDVWIRNASDEPRTVALEGSLSSWNGDAWPYPSLPKLPIKLQAKSTTKVTVGPVSWDLGAKSYWWPNVPYQEGYTAKLHDLHLSLSGGASHEKSVRFGFRECRQENNIYTLNGCRVNFRGDSLQGANYDRIDHDGQGNAFDTYPGFLPGPEGWPKAVDNFQRLNYNVVRIHQIPASPYMLDVCDEMGLMIIDETGIRGAGDQQDFIEGRENMVNHVRQLFARDRNHASVVRLSISNEPDWSATDSVDFQEALYAAAMEVDGTRPISIDAAEYDYQPGSKRGGLGHANFSCFRHYGTDNRQWGRYTDEVFSVANRPFGSGEHLWDRDNTAQGFLWFATSTANMRIKGASDIRPYTLLSAWASVIPGTRTRDMRLENPPWNDEELYPLYGEDNLPDPWANPQIRRVQAGFHPMLVADAAYWDTTRLSNTAGDWPAHPPYLSPGSEVARSLSVFNDMFHGGTSVEVSWALRNGSADGELEESGSFTVNVPYGYKTTEQIRFTTPDVPNGTPLYLVLSASKEGVEVFREENQCFVAGAYDLPDGIYKLVNRNSGKALTAQDGLGGNVEQRMSVSDNAQKWRLKNLGGNRYHIMNVASSRYLDVYGDSFKDGANVAVWDATAKPNQEWTIEFVGSGFYTLRAAHSNRCLDVFEASNANGANVVQWTGNGGANQQWAFESQ; encoded by the coding sequence ATGAATCACGCACCGTCGGCAATCGTCGGCGCGGGCACCGGCATTCGCCCGGCCCGCGCGATCCCGACGCTTAGCCACCGGCGGGGGTGGTGGATCGCGGTTGCTGCGCTTCTGATGGTGTCATGCCTGGATGCCCTTCGGGCCGACCCGGTCCAACGGGTCGATCTGTCCGGTGAGTGGGATTTCTCCTACAAGGGGGCGTCGGCTGGGGAGCGAGTCGACACGGAGATCGAGGTTCCCGGCGGCGGTTGGTACAAGCAGGGCTTCCGGACATCCGAGGCCGACTATTCGCGCACCATTCACGTGCCGGATCGCGGCGCGCCGCAGGTGACGATCCTGAAATTCGGCGCGGTGAACTACCAGGCGGACCTGTTCGTCGACGGCCGGTTCGTCGCCACCAGCACCCAGGCCTACACGCCGGCGAGCTTCGACATCACCGGGCATGTGACTCCCGGCTCTGACCACCAGATCCGGCTACACGTCAAAGGGCACGACGCGCTCCTGAGCAGCACCGGTCGCTCCTTGGTTCCGAATGGGGCCGGTAGCTGGGCGAAGGAGTTTCTGCCCCAAGGAATCTTCCGTTCGGCGGAGCTGCTCATTTACCCCGAACTGTACATCGCCGACGCGTTCGTCCGGCCCTATGTGTCGAACACATCCCTGTGCTACGACGTCTGGATCCGAAACGCGTCCGACGAACCGAGAACGGTCGCGTTGGAAGGCAGCCTGAGTTCATGGAACGGTGACGCTTGGCCATACCCGTCGCTGCCGAAGCTGCCCATCAAGCTGCAGGCGAAGTCGACAACCAAGGTCACCGTGGGTCCGGTGAGTTGGGACCTCGGGGCCAAATCGTATTGGTGGCCGAACGTGCCGTACCAGGAGGGCTACACCGCCAAGCTCCACGATCTCCATCTCTCGCTCTCCGGAGGCGCATCGCACGAAAAGTCGGTGCGGTTCGGATTTCGCGAGTGCCGTCAGGAGAACAACATCTACACGCTGAACGGATGCCGGGTGAACTTCCGCGGCGACAGCTTGCAGGGCGCGAACTACGACCGCATCGACCACGACGGTCAGGGCAATGCCTTCGACACCTATCCCGGTTTCCTTCCCGGTCCGGAAGGATGGCCGAAGGCGGTCGATAACTTCCAGCGGCTCAACTACAACGTCGTCCGGATCCACCAGATTCCCGCCAGCCCCTACATGCTCGACGTGTGCGACGAGATGGGACTGATGATCATCGATGAAACCGGGATCCGCGGGGCGGGGGACCAGCAGGATTTCATCGAGGGACGTGAGAACATGGTCAATCACGTGCGCCAGCTCTTCGCCCGGGATCGCAATCACGCCTCGGTGGTCCGGCTGAGCATCAGCAACGAGCCGGACTGGAGCGCGACCGACAGCGTGGACTTCCAAGAGGCGCTGTATGCGGCGGCCATGGAAGTCGACGGCACCCGTCCGATCAGTATCGATGCGGCCGAGTATGACTACCAACCCGGCAGCAAACGCGGCGGCCTCGGTCATGCCAACTTCTCGTGCTTCCGCCACTACGGCACCGACAACCGGCAGTGGGGTCGCTACACCGACGAGGTGTTCTCCGTGGCCAACCGTCCTTTCGGATCAGGGGAGCATCTGTGGGACCGGGACAACACCGCGCAGGGTTTTCTGTGGTTCGCCACTTCGACGGCGAACATGCGCATCAAGGGCGCCTCCGACATACGCCCCTACACCTTGCTCTCCGCATGGGCGAGCGTGATCCCCGGGACCCGGACGCGCGACATGCGCCTTGAGAATCCGCCGTGGAATGACGAGGAGCTTTATCCGCTCTATGGTGAAGACAACTTGCCTGATCCGTGGGCCAATCCGCAGATCCGGCGGGTCCAGGCAGGGTTCCATCCGATGCTGGTGGCCGATGCGGCGTATTGGGATACCACGCGCCTCTCGAACACTGCGGGGGATTGGCCGGCGCATCCGCCGTATCTGTCGCCGGGATCCGAGGTTGCCCGCTCGCTCTCGGTCTTCAACGACATGTTTCACGGCGGCACATCCGTGGAGGTTTCCTGGGCGCTCCGGAACGGCTCGGCCGACGGCGAACTGGAAGAATCCGGATCCTTTACCGTCAATGTGCCCTACGGCTACAAGACGACTGAGCAGATCCGTTTTACGACCCCGGATGTTCCGAATGGAACCCCGCTCTATCTCGTGCTCTCGGCATCCAAAGAGGGCGTCGAAGTCTTCCGGGAGGAGAACCAGTGTTTCGTTGCGGGTGCCTATGATCTGCCGGACGGAATCTACAAGCTGGTCAACCGGAACAGCGGCAAAGCCCTCACGGCCCAGGACGGGCTCGGCGGCAATGTCGAACAGCGGATGTCGGTTTCCGACAATGCCCAGAAGTGGAGGCTGAAGAATCTCGGAGGCAACCGCTACCACATCATGAACGTCGCCAGTTCCCGCTATCTCGATGTGTACGGCGACTCGTTCAAGGACGGCGCGAATGTGGCCGTTTGGGATGCGACCGCGAAGCCGAACCAGGAGTGGACGATCGAGTTTGTCGGCAGCGGCTTCTACACCCTGCGGGCAGCCCA